One region of Yersinia bercovieri ATCC 43970 genomic DNA includes:
- the yfeD gene encoding iron/manganese ABC transporter permease subunit YfeD yields the protein MNTLFTLISEPFAYPFMQRAIVAAIITGVVCAVLSCYLVLKGWSLMGDAISHAVLPGIVLAFWLGIPLVIGAFVSGIFCAVATGYLKEHSRVKEDTVMGIVFSGMFAFGLVMFSRIDTDQHLSHILFGNMLGISLAELKQTLWIAGFTLLVVLLKRKDLMLYCFDPNHARVIGLPVKLLHYGLLCLLALTIVASLQAVGVILVIAMLIAPGIIAFMLCRSFDRMLIVATLVSVVACVLGTLISFHIDGATGPCIVIIQALFFVFALIYSHVKPMQGRQITPQTKNAQANADSAKNTPKSHLL from the coding sequence ATGAATACCTTATTCACGCTGATCAGCGAACCCTTCGCTTACCCCTTTATGCAGCGGGCAATCGTTGCGGCTATCATTACCGGCGTGGTATGCGCGGTGCTATCTTGCTATCTGGTATTAAAAGGCTGGTCATTGATGGGGGATGCCATCTCTCATGCCGTGTTACCGGGGATAGTGCTGGCCTTTTGGCTCGGTATTCCCCTGGTGATCGGCGCTTTTGTCTCAGGGATATTCTGTGCTGTCGCCACCGGCTATTTAAAAGAGCATAGCCGAGTGAAAGAGGATACCGTGATGGGAATTGTGTTCTCCGGCATGTTTGCGTTTGGTTTAGTGATGTTCTCCCGCATAGATACTGACCAGCACCTCAGCCACATTTTATTCGGTAATATGCTGGGTATTTCACTGGCGGAACTGAAACAAACCTTGTGGATCGCCGGCTTCACCCTGCTAGTGGTGCTGCTCAAACGTAAGGACTTGATGCTCTACTGCTTTGATCCTAACCATGCCCGCGTGATTGGGCTGCCGGTCAAGCTTTTGCATTATGGTCTGCTTTGCCTACTGGCATTGACTATTGTGGCATCATTGCAGGCGGTGGGGGTTATTTTGGTTATCGCCATGCTGATAGCCCCCGGCATCATCGCCTTTATGCTCTGCCGCAGTTTCGATCGGATGTTGATAGTTGCCACCCTGGTCTCTGTCGTCGCTTGCGTATTAGGTACGCTAATAAGCTTCCATATTGATGGTGCTACCGGCCCCTGCATCGTAATCATTCAGGCACTATTCTTTGTCTTCGCCCTCATCTACAGCCATGTGAAACCCATGCAGGGTCGCCAGATAACACCGCAGACCAAAAACGCACAGGCCAACGCCGACAGTGCTAAAAACACGCCAAAAAGTCATCTGCTATAA
- the yfeC gene encoding iron/manganese ABC transporter permease subunit YfeC, producing MLELLLQPFNYNYMVKAIWVSAIVGAACAFLSAYLMLKGWSLMGDALSHSVVPGVAGAYALGLPYAAGAFFTGMLAALAMTLVRHITRLREDAIIGFIFSTFFAVGLLIVSLNPTSVNVQSIIFGNILGIADEDVLQVEIIILVSLVILCLIWKDLLAVFFDESHAMSIGLSPLRLKILFFTLLSACTVAALQTVGAILVIAMVVTPGATAYLLTDRFGRLLIIAIAIGAFTSAFGAYLSFYLDGATGGVIVTLQTVVFLLAFIFAPKHGLLATRYRSRQKRRHPLPQLPEDSV from the coding sequence ATGCTGGAACTGTTGCTGCAACCCTTTAACTACAATTACATGGTGAAGGCTATCTGGGTTAGCGCGATTGTCGGCGCTGCCTGCGCATTTCTATCGGCCTATCTGATGCTGAAAGGCTGGTCGCTGATGGGGGATGCGCTATCGCACTCCGTGGTCCCCGGTGTTGCCGGGGCCTATGCCCTTGGCCTGCCCTATGCTGCGGGCGCATTCTTTACCGGTATGCTGGCAGCCCTGGCCATGACACTCGTCCGCCATATCACTCGCCTGCGTGAAGATGCCATCATCGGTTTTATTTTCTCCACCTTTTTTGCCGTGGGGCTATTAATTGTTTCGCTCAACCCCACCTCCGTCAATGTGCAGTCGATCATTTTCGGCAATATTTTGGGGATAGCCGATGAAGATGTGTTGCAGGTAGAGATCATTATTTTGGTCTCCTTGGTGATTTTATGTCTGATCTGGAAAGATTTGCTGGCGGTGTTTTTCGATGAAAGCCACGCCATGTCGATAGGCCTATCACCACTGCGCTTGAAAATTCTGTTTTTCACCCTGCTCAGTGCCTGCACCGTCGCGGCCTTGCAGACCGTGGGCGCAATTTTAGTGATTGCCATGGTGGTGACGCCGGGGGCGACCGCCTACCTACTTACCGACCGTTTTGGCCGTCTACTGATCATCGCCATCGCCATTGGTGCTTTTACCAGTGCCTTCGGTGCCTATCTCAGCTTCTATCTGGATGGTGCAACGGGTGGCGTGATTGTGACCTTGCAAACCGTGGTCTTCCTGCTGGCCTTTATCTTTGCGCCTAAACATGGATTGTTGGCCACGCGCTATCGTTCGCGCCAAAAGCGTCGCCATCCGTTGCCGCAGCTGCCGGAGGATAGTGTATGA
- the yfeB gene encoding iron/manganese ABC transporter ATP-binding protein YfeB yields the protein MSNAVFVRPELMVDNVTVTYNNGHTAIYDASFSLTGGTICALVGVNGSGKSTLFKSIMGLVKPSVGKVELSNKPVSHALKQNTIAYVPQTEDVDWNFPVLVEDVVMMGRYGKMNFLRIPSRADKTIVNQAIERVGLTELRSRQIGELSGGQKKRVFLARALAQQGSVLLLDEPFTGVDVKTENAIIDLLRALRDEGHLILVSTHNLGSVPEFCDHVILINQTVLAAGPTESTFTQKNLEMTFGGVLRHINLSGSALHDDNDPRTVTVITDDERPAVFYGHTKNDPPAQSQSKEDNP from the coding sequence ATGAGCAATGCGGTTTTTGTCCGCCCTGAGCTGATGGTGGATAATGTCACTGTCACCTATAACAATGGGCATACTGCTATTTATGACGCCAGTTTTTCGCTCACTGGCGGAACTATCTGTGCGCTGGTCGGGGTCAATGGCAGTGGTAAATCGACCCTGTTTAAAAGCATCATGGGGCTAGTTAAACCCAGTGTCGGCAAAGTGGAACTTAGCAACAAACCGGTCAGCCACGCCTTGAAGCAAAATACCATCGCCTACGTACCACAAACTGAAGATGTGGACTGGAACTTCCCCGTCTTAGTCGAAGACGTGGTAATGATGGGGCGTTACGGGAAGATGAACTTTCTGCGCATCCCCAGCCGCGCAGATAAAACCATTGTTAATCAGGCCATTGAGCGAGTCGGCTTAACTGAGTTGCGGTCACGGCAAATTGGCGAACTCTCTGGTGGGCAGAAAAAACGGGTCTTTTTGGCCCGCGCCCTGGCCCAGCAAGGTTCGGTATTGCTGCTGGATGAGCCTTTTACCGGTGTTGACGTCAAAACGGAAAACGCGATTATTGATTTGCTACGAGCGCTGCGCGATGAGGGCCACCTGATTCTGGTTTCAACCCATAACCTCGGCAGCGTGCCGGAGTTTTGTGACCATGTGATTCTAATTAATCAGACGGTACTGGCCGCCGGCCCCACCGAATCCACCTTTACCCAGAAGAATCTCGAAATGACCTTTGGCGGTGTTTTGCGCCATATCAACCTGTCGGGTAGTGCGCTGCATGACGATAATGATCCCCGCACGGTCACCGTTATCACTGATGATGAGCGCCCGGCGGTGTTCTATGGTCACACCAAAAATGACCCGCCGGCGCAGAGCCAGTCGAAGGAGGATAATCCCTGA
- the yfeA gene encoding iron/manganese ABC transporter substrate-binding protein YfeA codes for MFSKQKIPYLPSISHSTPRFLRVITLLTFVAFSSLISTSALAENKPNDPEKKFKVVTTFTIIQDIAQNVAGDAAVVESITKPGAEIHDYQPTPRDIVKAQSADLILWNGMNLERWFERFFENIKDVPSAVVTNGITPLPIREGPYEGIANPHAWMSPSNALIYIENIRKALVEHDPAHAETYNRNAKAYAEKIAALDAPLRERLSRIPAELRWLVTSEGAFSYLAKDYGFKEVYLWPINADEQGTPQQVRRVIDTMRANKIPVIFSESTISDKPAKQVSKETGAQYGGVLYVDSLSNEKGPVPTYIDLINTTVQTIAKGFGQ; via the coding sequence ATGTTTAGTAAGCAAAAAATACCCTACCTGCCCTCCATTAGCCACTCTACACCGCGTTTTTTACGTGTTATCACCTTGTTGACCTTTGTTGCATTTTCATCACTGATTAGCACCTCGGCGTTGGCTGAAAATAAGCCCAATGACCCGGAAAAAAAATTCAAAGTTGTGACGACCTTCACAATCATTCAGGATATCGCGCAAAATGTCGCCGGTGATGCTGCCGTGGTCGAGTCGATAACCAAACCTGGCGCAGAAATTCACGACTATCAACCCACGCCACGGGATATCGTAAAAGCACAGTCTGCGGACTTGATTCTCTGGAATGGCATGAATCTGGAGCGCTGGTTTGAACGTTTTTTCGAAAATATTAAAGATGTTCCGTCAGCAGTGGTGACCAATGGCATCACCCCCCTACCTATCCGTGAAGGGCCATATGAGGGCATCGCTAATCCACATGCCTGGATGTCGCCATCTAACGCACTTATTTATATCGAGAATATCCGCAAGGCGCTGGTAGAGCACGACCCCGCCCATGCTGAAACCTATAATCGCAATGCCAAAGCCTACGCCGAGAAAATCGCCGCTCTGGATGCCCCGCTCCGGGAGCGTCTGTCGCGCATTCCAGCGGAGCTGCGTTGGTTGGTCACCAGTGAAGGGGCATTTAGCTATTTAGCCAAAGATTATGGTTTTAAAGAGGTCTATTTATGGCCAATCAATGCCGATGAACAAGGCACGCCACAGCAAGTACGTCGTGTTATTGACACTATGCGTGCCAATAAAATCCCCGTGATATTCAGTGAGAGCACCATTTCCGACAAACCAGCGAAACAAGTGAGCAAAGAGACTGGTGCGCAATATGGCGGGGTGTTATATGTTGACTCTCTATCAAATGAAAAAGGCCCGGTCCCGACCTATATCGACCTGATTAACACCACCGTGCAAACTATTGCGAAAGGATTTGGCCAATGA
- a CDS encoding transglycosylase SLT domain-containing protein, whose amino-acid sequence MNPKVGCLMAILLLAGCAKQTPPPQANNGWLKKAPPGGFLNAPKSSAGSSTVAYSDVIKQAASHYGVDETLIKAIIQVESGYNPEVVSTSNAVGLMQIKASTAGRDAYRMKGRNGQPSSGELKDPVKNIDIGTAYINILQNQQLAGISDPQTLRYATIVSYANGAGAMLRTFSSDKRLAVNKINSLSPNEFYQHIQKKHPAAQAPRYLWKVDTAYRAMTE is encoded by the coding sequence GTGAATCCAAAAGTCGGTTGCCTAATGGCAATTTTATTGCTGGCGGGGTGTGCTAAACAAACTCCGCCACCGCAAGCGAATAACGGTTGGCTGAAGAAAGCGCCACCGGGTGGTTTTCTTAACGCACCGAAAAGCAGCGCAGGTTCAAGTACTGTCGCTTATAGCGATGTTATTAAACAAGCTGCCAGCCATTACGGCGTTGATGAAACTTTGATTAAAGCGATTATCCAAGTGGAGTCTGGTTACAATCCTGAGGTGGTGAGCACCTCAAATGCGGTGGGTTTGATGCAGATTAAAGCTTCTACCGCGGGCCGTGATGCGTACCGGATGAAGGGGCGCAATGGTCAACCAAGTTCAGGTGAGTTAAAAGATCCGGTGAAGAATATTGATATTGGCACCGCTTATATCAATATTTTGCAGAACCAACAGTTAGCGGGGATCAGTGATCCGCAAACCTTGCGTTATGCCACTATCGTCTCTTATGCCAATGGCGCGGGTGCCATGCTGCGGACCTTCTCATCAGATAAGCGCCTGGCAGTGAATAAGATTAATAGTCTTAGCCCGAACGAGTTTTATCAGCATATACAAAAGAAGCATCCGGCCGCGCAAGCACCACGTTATTTGTGGAAAGTGGATACCGCTTACCGGGCGATGACAGAATAA
- a CDS encoding MarC family NAAT transporter, translating into MQSIFELFKAIGLGLVLLLPLANPLTTVALLLGLSGNMTSEERNQQSKMASIYVFFIMTIAYYAGQVVMNTFGISIPGLRIAGGLIVAFIGFRMLFPQQSAEDTQLEAKSQDLKKRKSINIAFVPLAMPSTAGPGTIAMIISSAASMKGHTMFSPWVVTVAPVLIFLSVSLILWGSLLSSGAIMRWVGKSGIEAISRLMGFLLVCMGVQFIINGVLDIIATYQPAMA; encoded by the coding sequence ATGCAGAGTATTTTCGAACTATTTAAGGCCATTGGCTTAGGCCTGGTATTGCTGCTGCCATTGGCAAACCCATTGACAACAGTGGCTCTCTTGCTCGGTTTATCCGGCAATATGACCAGTGAAGAGCGTAATCAGCAGTCGAAGATGGCATCAATTTATGTCTTCTTTATTATGACCATTGCTTACTACGCCGGTCAGGTCGTCATGAATACCTTTGGTATTTCTATTCCCGGTCTGCGAATTGCAGGTGGATTGATTGTGGCATTTATCGGCTTTCGTATGCTTTTTCCACAACAATCGGCCGAAGATACACAATTAGAAGCCAAATCGCAGGATTTGAAGAAACGGAAATCTATCAATATTGCCTTTGTGCCGCTGGCCATGCCGAGTACTGCAGGGCCGGGGACTATCGCCATGATCATCAGCTCTGCCGCCTCAATGAAAGGGCACACTATGTTCAGTCCATGGGTGGTCACTGTCGCACCGGTGCTGATTTTTCTTTCTGTCTCACTCATTCTATGGGGTTCACTGCTCAGTTCCGGTGCCATTATGCGCTGGGTCGGCAAAAGTGGCATTGAAGCTATTTCGCGCCTGATGGGATTCTTGCTAGTGTGTATGGGGGTACAATTTATTATCAATGGCGTGCTGGATATTATCGCTACCTACCAGCCAGCGATGGCATAG
- a CDS encoding DUF554 domain-containing protein, whose amino-acid sequence MIGPFINSAGIILGGIVGVLLARHVPKRLQEGLPSTFALASISIGIVMVVKVHFMPAVILALIIGTAVGELLSLEQGVKWGANKTRGLLERVIPSRSTLPPQEFAQSFTAMIVLFCASGLGVVGSLTEGITGDFQLLFVKALMDFFTALIFSISLGIALVAIAIPQLLIQIALVLLAKLIMPYMDDIAFADFSACGGIIMIAVGLRIAQIKIFAVVNLLPALLFVVPISYLWRYFMA is encoded by the coding sequence ATGATTGGCCCGTTTATTAACAGCGCAGGTATTATTCTGGGCGGTATTGTCGGTGTATTGCTGGCCCGCCATGTCCCAAAACGGTTGCAAGAGGGCTTACCCTCAACTTTTGCTTTGGCTTCTATCTCCATTGGTATTGTGATGGTGGTGAAAGTCCATTTTATGCCAGCAGTCATTTTGGCATTAATTATCGGGACGGCGGTCGGCGAGTTATTATCTCTGGAGCAGGGCGTAAAGTGGGGCGCTAATAAAACACGTGGCTTGCTGGAGCGGGTTATTCCATCACGCAGTACCTTGCCGCCGCAGGAGTTTGCACAGAGTTTCACGGCAATGATTGTGCTGTTTTGTGCCAGTGGGCTGGGGGTGGTCGGCTCTTTGACCGAAGGGATAACCGGTGATTTTCAGTTGCTATTTGTCAAAGCGCTGATGGATTTTTTCACGGCGTTGATATTCTCTATCTCACTCGGCATTGCACTGGTCGCCATTGCTATTCCGCAATTACTGATTCAAATCGCACTGGTTTTATTAGCAAAACTCATCATGCCATATATGGATGATATCGCTTTCGCTGATTTTTCGGCCTGCGGTGGGATTATTATGATTGCCGTCGGGCTGCGCATCGCGCAAATTAAAATATTCGCGGTGGTCAATCTCTTACCTGCTTTGCTGTTTGTCGTGCCGATATCCTATTTATGGCGCTATTTCATGGCTTAA
- a CDS encoding KTSC domain-containing protein, translating to MQRQPVTSSRILSIGYDPENRMLEIQFREQGIYQYLGVPERVHQNFMSVVSKGRFFDGVIKGKFLCRKIG from the coding sequence TTGCAGCGACAACCTGTTACATCTTCCAGAATTTTGTCGATTGGTTATGATCCTGAAAATCGCATGCTGGAGATACAGTTCCGTGAACAAGGGATTTATCAATATTTAGGGGTCCCTGAACGCGTTCATCAGAATTTTATGTCTGTGGTTTCGAAAGGTCGTTTTTTTGATGGCGTGATAAAAGGCAAATTTTTGTGCCGTAAAATTGGCTAA
- the thrS gene encoding threonine--tRNA ligase, whose amino-acid sequence MPVITLPDGSQRHYDHAVSALDVALDIGPGLAKACIAGRVNGELVDASDLIESDAQLAIITTKDAEGLEILRHSCAHLLGHAIKQLWPDTKMAIGPVIDNGFYYDVDIDRTLTQEDLDLLEKRMHELADKDYDVIKKKVSWQEARDTFAARGEDYKVAILDENISRDDRPGLYHHEEYVDMCRGPHVPNMRFCHHFKLQKTSGAYWRGDSKNKMLQRIYGTAWGDKKQLNAYLQRLEEAAKRDHRKIGKQLDLYHMQEEAPGMVFWHNDGWTIFRELETFVRMKLKEYQYQEVKGPFMMDRVLWEKTGHWENYAEHMFTTSSENREYCIKPMNCPGHVQIFNQGLKSYRDLPLRLAEFGSCHRNEPSGALHGLMRVRGFTQDDAHIFCTEEQVRDEVNSCIKMVYDMYSTFGFEKIVVKLSTRPEKRIGSDEQWTRAESDLAAALTENGIPFDYQPGEGAFYGPKIEFTLHDCLDRAWQCGTVQLDFSLPGRLSASYIGENNDRQVPVMIHRAILGSIERFIGILTEEYAGFFPTWLAPVQVVVMNITDSQSDYVQQVTKKLQDAGIRAKADLRNEKIGFKIREHTLRRVPYMLVCGDKEVESGKIAVRTRRGKDLGSLDVNVVVDQLLAEIRSRSLHQLEE is encoded by the coding sequence ATGCCTGTTATTACCCTTCCTGACGGCAGTCAGCGTCATTACGATCACGCCGTTTCTGCACTTGATGTTGCCTTAGATATCGGCCCCGGCTTGGCGAAAGCCTGTATAGCTGGCCGTGTTAATGGCGAACTAGTCGATGCCAGCGACCTGATCGAATCTGATGCTCAACTGGCCATTATCACCACCAAAGATGCTGAAGGGCTGGAGATTCTCCGCCACTCTTGTGCGCACTTATTAGGGCACGCAATCAAGCAACTTTGGCCAGATACCAAAATGGCAATCGGCCCAGTTATCGACAACGGTTTCTATTACGATGTTGATATTGACCGTACCCTGACGCAGGAAGACCTGGATCTGCTGGAGAAGCGGATGCATGAACTTGCCGATAAAGATTATGACGTCATTAAGAAAAAGGTTAGCTGGCAAGAAGCCCGCGACACTTTTGCTGCTCGTGGTGAAGATTATAAAGTGGCGATTCTCGATGAGAATATCAGCCGCGATGATCGCCCTGGTTTATATCACCATGAAGAGTACGTTGATATGTGCCGTGGTCCGCACGTACCGAATATGCGTTTCTGCCATCACTTTAAATTGCAGAAAACTTCCGGTGCTTACTGGCGTGGTGACAGCAAAAATAAGATGCTGCAACGTATTTACGGCACGGCTTGGGGTGATAAGAAGCAACTGAATGCTTATCTGCAACGTCTGGAGGAGGCGGCCAAACGCGACCATCGTAAGATTGGTAAGCAACTAGACCTCTACCACATGCAGGAAGAAGCACCCGGTATGGTGTTTTGGCATAACGACGGCTGGACTATCTTCCGTGAACTGGAAACTTTTGTGCGTATGAAGCTCAAAGAGTACCAGTATCAGGAAGTGAAAGGGCCGTTTATGATGGACCGCGTACTGTGGGAAAAGACCGGGCATTGGGAGAACTATGCTGAGCATATGTTCACCACATCGTCGGAAAACCGCGAGTACTGCATCAAGCCGATGAACTGCCCAGGACACGTGCAGATCTTCAACCAGGGGTTGAAGTCATACCGTGACCTGCCATTGCGTTTGGCCGAGTTTGGTAGCTGCCACCGTAACGAACCATCAGGTGCACTCCATGGCTTAATGCGCGTCCGTGGCTTTACTCAGGACGATGCACATATTTTCTGTACCGAAGAGCAGGTTCGCGACGAAGTGAACAGCTGCATCAAAATGGTGTACGACATGTACAGCACTTTTGGCTTCGAGAAAATTGTGGTCAAGCTCTCTACTCGCCCTGAAAAACGTATTGGTAGCGATGAGCAGTGGACCCGCGCCGAATCCGATTTAGCGGCTGCGCTGACTGAAAACGGGATTCCGTTTGATTATCAGCCGGGGGAAGGGGCGTTCTACGGTCCAAAAATTGAATTTACCTTGCATGATTGTTTGGATCGTGCGTGGCAGTGTGGTACCGTACAGCTCGATTTCTCATTACCGGGCCGCTTAAGTGCGTCTTACATCGGCGAAAATAACGATCGCCAGGTGCCGGTAATGATTCACCGGGCCATTTTGGGATCAATAGAGCGCTTCATCGGTATTTTAACCGAAGAGTATGCGGGCTTCTTCCCAACCTGGTTAGCTCCGGTACAAGTCGTGGTGATGAATATCACCGATAGCCAGTCTGATTATGTCCAACAAGTGACCAAAAAACTGCAAGATGCAGGAATTAGGGCAAAAGCGGACTTGAGAAATGAGAAGATTGGCTTTAAAATTCGTGAACATACGTTGCGTCGAGTTCCATATATGTTGGTCTGTGGCGATAAAGAGGTCGAATCAGGCAAGATTGCCGTTCGTACCCGCCGCGGTAAAGACTTGGGAAGCTTAGATGTCAACGTGGTCGTAGACCAGCTGCTAGCAGAAATTCGCAGCCGTAGTCTTCATCAACTGGAGGAATAA
- the infC gene encoding translation initiation factor IF-3 encodes MKGGKRVQPARPNRINKEIRATEVRLTGVDGEQIGIVSLNEALEKAEEAGVDLVEISPNAEPPVCRIMDYGKFLYEKSKSTKEQKKKQKVIQVKEIKFRPGTDDGDYQVKLRNLIRFLEDGDKAKITLRFRGREMAHQQIGMEVLNRVKKDLTEDSDLAVVESFPTRIEGRQMIMVLAPKKRQ; translated from the coding sequence ATTAAAGGCGGAAAACGAGTTCAACCGGCGCGTCCTAATCGCATCAACAAAGAGATTCGCGCCACAGAAGTTCGCTTAACAGGCGTCGATGGTGAGCAGATTGGCATTGTCAGTCTGAATGAAGCTCTTGAAAAAGCTGAGGAAGCTGGTGTTGATTTAGTAGAAATCAGTCCGAATGCCGAGCCGCCGGTTTGCCGTATCATGGATTACGGCAAATTCCTCTATGAGAAGAGCAAGTCGACAAAAGAACAGAAGAAGAAGCAAAAAGTCATTCAGGTTAAGGAGATCAAATTCCGGCCTGGTACCGATGATGGCGACTATCAGGTCAAACTACGCAACCTGATTCGCTTTCTGGAAGATGGCGATAAAGCCAAAATCACCCTGCGGTTCCGTGGGCGTGAAATGGCGCACCAGCAGATCGGCATGGAAGTTCTTAACCGTGTCAAAAAAGATCTGACTGAGGATTCTGATTTGGCCGTTGTGGAGTCTTTCCCGACTCGTATCGAAGGCCGTCAGATGATCATGGTGCTCGCACCTAAGAAGAGACAGTAA
- the rpmI gene encoding 50S ribosomal protein L35 codes for MPKIKTVRGAAKRFKKTGAGGFKRKHANLRHILTKKATKRKRHLRPKGMVSKNDLGLVVACLPYA; via the coding sequence ATGCCAAAGATTAAGACAGTACGCGGCGCCGCTAAGCGCTTCAAAAAAACCGGTGCCGGTGGTTTTAAGCGTAAGCATGCCAACCTGCGTCATATTTTGACCAAAAAAGCTACTAAGCGTAAACGTCATTTACGTCCAAAAGGCATGGTATCTAAGAACGATCTAGGTTTGGTCGTAGCATGTCTGCCATACGCATAA
- the rplT gene encoding 50S ribosomal protein L20 — MARVKRGVVARARHKKILKQAKGYYGARSRVYRVAFQAVIKAGQYAYRDRRQRKRQFRQLWIARINAAARQNGLSYSRFINGLKKASVEIDRKILADIAVFDKVAFSALVEKAKVALA, encoded by the coding sequence ATGGCTCGCGTAAAACGTGGTGTGGTAGCTCGTGCACGTCACAAAAAGATTTTAAAGCAGGCGAAAGGTTACTACGGTGCCCGTTCGCGCGTTTATCGTGTTGCATTCCAGGCAGTAATCAAGGCAGGCCAATACGCCTACCGTGACCGCCGTCAACGGAAGCGTCAATTTCGCCAACTGTGGATTGCACGTATTAACGCAGCTGCTCGTCAGAATGGCTTGTCTTACAGCCGTTTCATCAATGGTCTGAAAAAGGCTTCTGTTGAAATCGACCGTAAGATCTTGGCTGACATCGCAGTATTCGATAAAGTGGCATTCTCTGCACTGGTCGAAAAAGCGAAAGTAGCTCTGGCGTAA
- the pheS gene encoding phenylalanine--tRNA ligase subunit alpha — translation MPHLAELVAKAKAAIEDAQDVAALDLVRVEYLGKKGHLTLQMTSLRELPAEERPAAGAVINQAKQEVQEALNVRKETLESAVMNARLAAETIDVSLPGRRMENGGLHPVTRTIDRIETFFGELGFSVESGPEIEDDYHNFDALNIPAHHPARADHDTFWFDATRLLRTQTSGVQIRTMQGQQPPIRIIVPGRVYRNDYDQTHTPMFHQMEGLIVDRDISFTNLKGTLHDFLRNFFEEDLQIRFRPSYFPFTEPSAEVDVMGKNGKWLEVLGCGMVHPNVLRNVGIDPEIYSGFAFGMGMERLTMLRYGVTDLRAFFENDLRFLKQFK, via the coding sequence ATGCCACATCTCGCAGAGCTGGTTGCCAAAGCCAAAGCAGCCATAGAAGATGCCCAAGATGTTGCCGCGTTGGATTTGGTACGCGTCGAATATCTAGGCAAGAAAGGCCATTTAACCCTTCAGATGACATCGTTGCGCGAACTGCCAGCGGAAGAGCGCCCAGCAGCAGGCGCTGTGATTAATCAGGCCAAACAGGAAGTACAAGAAGCTCTGAATGTCCGCAAAGAGACACTGGAGTCAGCGGTTATGAATGCCCGATTGGCAGCCGAAACCATTGATGTCTCGTTACCGGGGCGTCGTATGGAAAATGGTGGCTTGCATCCGGTTACCCGAACAATCGATCGTATCGAAACTTTTTTTGGTGAGCTGGGCTTTTCTGTTGAGTCTGGTCCAGAAATTGAAGATGACTATCATAATTTCGATGCATTAAATATTCCCGCGCATCACCCAGCTCGTGCTGATCATGATACTTTCTGGTTTGACGCTACCCGCCTGCTGCGCACGCAGACCTCAGGTGTGCAGATCCGTACCATGCAAGGCCAGCAACCACCGATTCGGATTATCGTGCCAGGCCGTGTTTATCGTAATGATTATGATCAAACACACACACCGATGTTCCATCAGATGGAGGGGTTGATTGTTGACCGCGATATCAGCTTCACCAATTTAAAAGGCACCCTGCACGATTTCTTGCGTAATTTCTTCGAAGAAGACCTGCAAATTCGCTTCCGTCCCTCTTATTTCCCGTTTACCGAACCCTCGGCTGAAGTGGATGTGATGGGCAAGAATGGCAAGTGGCTTGAAGTGTTGGGTTGCGGCATGGTGCACCCAAATGTATTAAGAAACGTTGGTATTGATCCTGAGATCTATTCAGGCTTCGCATTTGGTATGGGGATGGAGCGTTTAACCATGCTGCGTTACGGTGTCACCGATCTGCGTGCCTTCTTCGAAAATGATCTGCGTTTCCTCAAACAGTTTAAGTAA